A single Bacillus sp. OxB-1 DNA region contains:
- a CDS encoding ATP-binding cassette domain-containing protein, whose product MSVLEAREVGKVIEGVPLLQSISFVCEAGQAIAVVGKNGSGKSTLLKILAGIHEPSRGHVIRQVKRVGYVPEQFPQNLRFKVKEYLRLVSTFHKMPNEIAELEIAKYAQLFGIGPYLQSPLQRVSKGTRQKVGIIQAMLAKPELLLLDEPLTGLDQTSQEQLLEILSTGQMAIIFTSHEEWFVRKLATHILQIETGEMITNRNQAQMVIRAWVPNKETLSGLTIRPVEMHGQNARWTVEVERSDRLLRELLERGCSILEVKERE is encoded by the coding sequence ATGTCCGTGCTGGAAGCAAGAGAGGTAGGAAAAGTGATCGAGGGGGTTCCGCTCCTGCAATCCATTTCATTTGTTTGCGAAGCGGGACAGGCGATTGCAGTAGTCGGAAAAAATGGATCGGGGAAAAGTACATTGCTTAAAATTTTGGCCGGGATCCATGAACCTAGCCGTGGACACGTCATCCGACAGGTGAAACGGGTTGGTTATGTCCCCGAACAGTTTCCGCAAAACTTGCGCTTTAAAGTGAAGGAATACTTACGCCTGGTCTCCACTTTTCATAAGATGCCAAACGAAATAGCGGAACTGGAAATAGCGAAGTATGCACAACTCTTTGGAATCGGTCCTTACCTCCAATCGCCGCTCCAGCGCGTATCGAAAGGGACGAGGCAAAAAGTGGGCATCATCCAGGCGATGCTTGCAAAACCCGAACTTCTATTATTGGATGAACCGCTAACTGGCCTGGACCAAACATCTCAGGAACAATTGCTTGAAATATTGAGTACTGGACAGATGGCCATTATCTTTACCTCCCACGAGGAGTGGTTTGTCAGAAAACTGGCAACGCATATTCTTCAAATCGAAACAGGAGAGATGATCACGAATCGTAATCAAGCCCAAATGGTGATCCGGGCTTGGGTTCCGAACAAAGAGACATTGTCCGGCCTGACGATTAGACCAGTGGAAATGCACGGTCAAAATGCAAGATGGACAGTAGAGGTGGAGCGAAGTGATCGGTTATTAAGAGAGCTGCTCGAACGGGGCTGTTCCATACTCGAAGTGAAGGAGCGGGAATGA
- a CDS encoding toxic anion resistance protein: protein MTQNEVTKHEVKTFDDLLDNPFDMQEPLLPKEMQTNEVSAGTKLMDRLSPEEREKAKQLADQIPVGNYEAILTYGANAQGELSRFSHQMLDHVQSKDIGPVGDVLKDLMDKLSEIDPDDLSEKKKSPLGRLFGKVSRSIQEMMTKYQKLSTQIDRIGIQLEHSKRGLLDDVQMLDNLYEQNKTYFQALNVYIAAAELKRDEIANVILPELRRKAELSNDQMDFQEVNDMAQFLDRLEKRTYDLQLSRQITIQSAPQIRMIQQTNQTLAEKIQASIMTSIPLWKNQIAIALTLNRQAKAVESQKLVTKTTNDLLLKNSEMLKINSIETAKENERGIIEIETLKKTQENLIQTIEETLVIQADGRAKRKAAEIEIGRMEEELKQRLLAVHDKTQNRPS from the coding sequence ATGACTCAAAATGAGGTAACAAAACATGAAGTGAAGACTTTCGACGATCTATTAGACAACCCGTTCGATATGCAGGAACCTTTATTGCCGAAAGAAATGCAGACGAACGAAGTGAGTGCGGGCACCAAGTTGATGGATCGGTTATCGCCGGAAGAGCGCGAGAAGGCGAAACAGTTGGCCGATCAGATTCCGGTTGGCAACTACGAAGCGATTCTGACATACGGCGCCAATGCACAAGGCGAGTTGTCACGCTTCTCCCATCAAATGCTCGATCACGTACAAAGTAAGGATATCGGACCTGTCGGCGATGTGTTGAAAGACCTGATGGACAAATTGTCCGAGATCGACCCTGATGACTTAAGCGAGAAGAAAAAGTCCCCTCTCGGCCGGCTGTTCGGTAAAGTGTCGAGGTCGATCCAAGAGATGATGACGAAGTATCAGAAATTGAGTACGCAAATCGACCGGATCGGCATCCAATTGGAGCATTCGAAACGGGGCTTGCTTGATGATGTACAGATGCTCGACAATTTATACGAACAGAATAAAACATATTTCCAAGCGTTGAATGTCTACATTGCAGCTGCGGAGTTGAAACGGGATGAAATCGCCAATGTCATCCTCCCCGAGCTGCGCCGGAAAGCGGAATTATCCAATGACCAAATGGATTTCCAAGAAGTGAACGATATGGCTCAATTTTTGGACCGGTTGGAGAAACGGACATACGATTTACAATTGTCGAGACAAATTACGATCCAAAGTGCTCCGCAAATCCGGATGATCCAGCAGACGAACCAAACATTGGCGGAAAAAATCCAAGCGTCCATCATGACGTCAATCCCGCTGTGGAAAAATCAGATCGCCATCGCCTTGACTTTGAACCGTCAAGCGAAAGCGGTCGAGTCGCAAAAACTTGTAACGAAAACGACGAATGATCTCCTGCTGAAAAACTCGGAAATGTTGAAAATCAACTCAATTGAAACCGCGAAAGAGAATGAACGCGGCATCATTGAAATCGAGACATTGAAGAAAACACAGGAAAATCTGATCCAGACGATCGAAGAAACACTCGTCATCCAAGCAGATGGACGCGCGAAACGAAAAGCGGCCGAAATCGAAATCGGACGAATGGAAGAAGAATTGAAACAGCGTCTTCTCGCTGTCCATGATAAAACACAAAACCGCCCAAGCTGA
- a CDS encoding cold-shock protein: MKQGTVKWFNAEKGFGFIEVEGEDDVFVHFSAIEGEGFKSLDEGQQVEFDVVEGNRGLQAANVVKL; this comes from the coding sequence ATGAAACAAGGTACAGTAAAATGGTTCAACGCAGAAAAAGGCTTCGGATTCATCGAAGTGGAAGGCGAGGATGACGTATTCGTACACTTCTCAGCAATCGAGGGTGAAGGATTCAAGTCATTGGACGAAGGTCAGCAAGTGGAGTTCGACGTGGTGGAAGGAAACCGCGGACTACAGGCTGCTAATGTTGTAAAACTTTAA
- a CDS encoding vWA domain-containing protein, with protein MTKMNRFIQFNDETVDAKTYLLYERLARALADAPFLELTERKLVEFRPQEGIISMSVFWRHREEGIVHAGRLSDIYLLTAGFWKGFDVRAWVQFSKDFQHHPLRRLASELLLMLEEFRFIDLIQEERPGTMSAFQVRVEAYRKFHHDQLVANHQKGFLADALLNELFLALYEGMFTRAAIDWSDHNLDWGRVLSLWQLAYDGKSTEAQAGVVRRMMEMVEESISKDLLHQYYVLGDAITEETAKFHYHQGMADAETGEVGTKETIEEVFRSWHRESEDESGVHLEYELEHGRSGRSDSTGANPGDEQAEIEEVGFGGSKGDRKDVSADGEEKPERREKSQSAGTMFGKEHVNVVYEEKRIQVVNEVENRNRLDQWRDEQKPFVRAFVQEMKKRMELKRDARRERLMKGRLSSNLMTLFLDERPRPFYRKNAPSTKLDASFGLLVDGSASMLDKLEETKKAVLLFHDVLRQLEIPHEISSYYEDAYSATKERQPNVFERMHTFRDRNRDDGLAILSFDANEDNRDGFAIRWMANRLAERPEKHKFLLVFSDGEPSAFGYDRNGIVDTAEAVMETEKRGISVIHLFLSAEEPSEDQKAVFSMMFGNKTASSESVESFADQTLRILRKLLAIVIRTT; from the coding sequence ATGACAAAGATGAACCGGTTCATCCAATTCAATGATGAGACCGTCGACGCCAAAACGTATCTCTTATATGAGCGCCTGGCTAGGGCATTGGCGGACGCCCCTTTTTTAGAATTGACGGAACGCAAGTTGGTGGAGTTTCGGCCCCAGGAAGGGATCATTTCCATGAGTGTCTTTTGGCGGCATCGAGAAGAAGGGATTGTCCATGCCGGCCGGCTGTCGGATATTTATTTATTGACGGCAGGGTTTTGGAAGGGATTCGACGTGCGTGCCTGGGTCCAATTTTCAAAGGATTTTCAGCACCATCCGTTGCGGAGATTAGCATCAGAGCTATTGCTCATGCTGGAAGAGTTCCGGTTCATTGATTTGATCCAGGAAGAGCGACCGGGGACGATGTCCGCTTTTCAAGTGCGGGTGGAAGCGTACCGGAAATTTCATCATGACCAGCTAGTCGCGAACCATCAGAAAGGTTTTTTGGCTGATGCTTTGCTTAATGAATTATTTCTTGCGTTATATGAAGGGATGTTCACCCGGGCTGCGATTGATTGGTCGGACCATAACCTCGATTGGGGACGTGTCCTTTCCTTATGGCAACTCGCTTATGACGGAAAGAGTACAGAAGCGCAAGCCGGTGTCGTCCGCCGTATGATGGAAATGGTGGAAGAGTCGATCAGCAAAGATTTGCTGCACCAATACTATGTTCTAGGCGATGCGATTACCGAGGAGACGGCTAAGTTCCATTATCATCAAGGGATGGCAGATGCCGAAACAGGAGAAGTCGGAACGAAAGAAACGATCGAGGAAGTATTCCGATCCTGGCATCGGGAAAGCGAGGATGAGTCGGGAGTCCATTTGGAATATGAGCTGGAGCACGGGCGATCGGGTAGAAGCGATTCAACTGGAGCAAATCCGGGCGATGAACAGGCGGAAATTGAAGAAGTGGGTTTCGGAGGGTCGAAAGGCGACAGGAAAGACGTGTCGGCTGACGGAGAAGAGAAACCGGAAAGACGTGAGAAGAGCCAGTCGGCTGGTACGATGTTCGGCAAGGAGCATGTAAATGTCGTCTATGAGGAAAAACGGATCCAAGTCGTGAATGAAGTGGAGAACCGCAACCGTTTGGATCAGTGGAGGGACGAGCAGAAGCCGTTTGTCCGGGCGTTCGTCCAAGAGATGAAAAAACGGATGGAGCTGAAACGGGATGCCAGACGGGAACGGCTTATGAAGGGCAGATTGTCCAGCAATTTGATGACTTTATTTCTGGATGAGCGGCCCCGGCCTTTTTACCGCAAAAATGCGCCATCTACGAAATTGGATGCCAGTTTCGGCTTGTTGGTCGATGGGTCCGCTTCGATGCTCGACAAATTGGAGGAAACGAAAAAAGCGGTACTCCTCTTCCATGATGTATTGCGTCAGTTGGAAATACCACATGAAATCTCATCTTATTATGAAGATGCGTATAGCGCCACGAAGGAACGGCAGCCGAATGTGTTCGAACGGATGCATACTTTTCGAGATCGCAATCGGGATGATGGGCTCGCCATTCTATCATTTGATGCAAATGAAGACAATCGGGATGGTTTTGCCATTCGGTGGATGGCCAATCGGCTCGCAGAACGGCCCGAGAAGCATAAGTTTCTACTCGTTTTCTCGGATGGGGAGCCCTCTGCATTCGGCTACGACCGGAATGGAATCGTGGATACCGCGGAGGCGGTGATGGAAACGGAAAAACGGGGCATTTCCGTCATCCACCTATTTCTATCAGCCGAAGAGCCGAGCGAAGACCAGAAAGCCGTATTCAGCATGATGTTCGGCAATAAAACCGCATCTTCCGAATCAGTCGAAAGTTTCGCCGACCAGACGCTGCGAATCTTACGGAAATTGTTGGCCATTGTTATCCGGACTACTTGA
- a CDS encoding S9 family peptidase translates to MRKKVILTVFSAALIGSYPVGAQAAETDRSTASVEQQGEQPVEASVSVSDFLDAALKEFTFQHASKEMRDEIVKRWVLPGELDDRKAAITNGEAARITIRALGIEDDEKSLEDYLDNAKTQHLFNAHVQANALLTAAELTTVLSGYKLAPAHGITDAGVDEISVEDFMKNPGDFGYELSPDGNYISYSSSWENRFNVFVKEMGEDSEPVRVTSSKDHDIVASFWKEDQILYVKDGGGDENYHIYSSSFNGQEERDLTPYPGVRVELLSVLQGIEDEILITMNKEDPTVFDVYKLNIKTGETTHVAKNPGNIVSWLADHDGEIRMAVESDGVDSTVLYRDSEKDEFRPFVQTEKGDTITPIAFSKDNQSIYALSNKDRDKVELVKLDLKANEEVIYSNKQVDVLNGVYDRTQDKILYSLYMTDKRHYEFHDKAFEALFNELKSKLNVSESELLIVDYNKEMTKFIVAVTSDKVYGTYYYYDSTTKALTTLAELGSWLDPDQLADMHPISYKSRDGLTIHGYLTLPKNKKPENLPLIVNPHGGPWARDMWGFNPEVQLLANRGYAVLQVNFRSSSGYGKEFLDAGNKQWGLKIQDDITDGVQWAIDQGIADPDRIGIYGASFGGYATLAGIAFTPDLYAAAVDYVGVSNIFTLLETIPPYWETVRNDLHKRVGHPVEDKELLEAVSPVFHADKIKTPLFVAQGANDPRVNQAESDQIVEALRARGIDVEYMLKENEGHGFQKEENRIEFYNAMVRFLDTHLK, encoded by the coding sequence GTGAGGAAAAAGGTTATACTGACCGTCTTTTCTGCAGCGCTTATTGGATCCTATCCAGTGGGGGCGCAGGCGGCTGAAACGGATCGGTCGACTGCGTCAGTAGAGCAGCAAGGGGAACAGCCGGTTGAAGCTTCCGTTTCGGTGAGTGACTTCCTCGATGCAGCTTTGAAAGAGTTCACGTTTCAACATGCTTCTAAAGAGATGCGCGACGAAATTGTCAAACGGTGGGTGCTCCCCGGAGAACTGGATGACAGGAAAGCCGCCATTACAAATGGGGAAGCCGCCCGGATTACGATTCGGGCACTGGGGATCGAGGATGACGAAAAATCGTTGGAAGATTATTTGGACAACGCCAAAACCCAACACTTATTCAACGCACATGTTCAAGCAAATGCTCTATTGACGGCCGCCGAGCTTACAACCGTCCTTTCCGGTTACAAACTAGCGCCTGCACACGGAATTACGGATGCTGGCGTGGATGAGATTTCAGTCGAAGACTTCATGAAAAACCCTGGGGACTTCGGCTATGAACTATCACCGGATGGAAATTATATTTCCTATTCTTCTTCATGGGAGAACCGATTTAACGTATTTGTCAAGGAGATGGGGGAAGACAGCGAACCGGTACGGGTGACAAGTTCTAAAGATCACGATATCGTCGCGTCCTTCTGGAAAGAGGATCAAATCCTTTATGTGAAAGATGGTGGGGGAGATGAGAATTACCATATTTATTCTTCCAGCTTCAACGGCCAAGAAGAAAGGGATTTGACTCCTTATCCGGGAGTCCGTGTAGAATTGCTAAGCGTTTTACAGGGTATTGAAGATGAAATCCTCATTACGATGAACAAGGAAGATCCGACCGTTTTCGATGTCTATAAACTGAATATTAAGACGGGTGAAACGACGCATGTAGCTAAAAATCCAGGCAATATCGTTAGCTGGCTGGCGGATCATGACGGGGAAATCAGAATGGCCGTAGAATCCGACGGCGTCGATAGCACGGTGTTATACCGGGATTCAGAAAAGGATGAGTTCAGGCCGTTTGTCCAGACGGAAAAAGGGGATACGATAACACCGATTGCTTTTTCGAAGGATAACCAATCCATCTACGCCTTGTCCAATAAAGACCGGGATAAGGTCGAATTGGTGAAACTTGATTTGAAAGCCAATGAAGAGGTCATTTACTCCAACAAGCAAGTGGATGTGCTAAACGGTGTCTATGATCGGACGCAAGATAAAATCTTATACAGCTTATACATGACGGATAAACGGCATTACGAATTCCATGACAAAGCCTTCGAGGCGCTGTTCAATGAATTGAAAAGCAAATTGAACGTCAGCGAAAGTGAATTGCTGATTGTTGATTATAATAAGGAAATGACGAAATTCATCGTCGCGGTAACGAGCGATAAAGTGTATGGAACCTATTATTACTACGATTCCACAACAAAGGCATTAACAACACTAGCAGAGCTGGGTTCCTGGCTGGATCCGGATCAATTGGCAGACATGCACCCGATTTCGTATAAAAGCCGAGATGGATTGACCATCCATGGGTATTTGACATTGCCGAAAAATAAAAAGCCGGAAAACTTACCGCTGATTGTTAATCCGCATGGAGGTCCTTGGGCACGGGATATGTGGGGCTTCAATCCGGAAGTCCAGCTTCTTGCCAACCGGGGATATGCTGTCCTCCAAGTGAATTTCAGATCGTCCTCCGGTTATGGAAAAGAGTTTCTCGACGCGGGCAACAAGCAGTGGGGGCTGAAAATCCAGGATGATATTACGGATGGAGTGCAATGGGCGATTGACCAAGGCATTGCAGATCCGGATCGGATCGGAATTTATGGCGCATCCTTTGGCGGTTATGCCACGTTGGCCGGTATCGCCTTCACTCCTGATTTGTACGCCGCTGCCGTTGACTACGTCGGTGTTTCCAACATCTTCACTTTATTGGAAACCATCCCGCCATACTGGGAAACGGTCCGCAACGACCTTCACAAACGAGTCGGCCATCCAGTCGAGGATAAAGAGCTTCTCGAAGCGGTCTCGCCAGTTTTCCATGCGGACAAGATCAAAACCCCATTATTCGTCGCGCAAGGAGCGAATGATCCACGGGTCAATCAAGCGGAATCCGACCAAATTGTCGAAGCGTTACGGGCAAGAGGTATTGACGTGGAATATATGTTGAAAGAAAACGAAGGCCATGGCTTCCAGAAGGAAGAGAATCGGATTGAATTTTACAATGCGATGGTGCGTTTTTTGGATACGCATCTGAAGTGA
- a CDS encoding 5-bromo-4-chloroindolyl phosphate hydrolysis family protein produces MHEIKQFFTRHFIVAPISFGSWLYFIMGAGWNIVAATAVLIAIYLGGTFTVKQLQHTSNIKKLGMSRSEYNHIKGQIAEARMKIKKLNSLYGQVRSVQAFKQLYEMNNLSRKILNIVRSNPRKFYHVEPFFYAHLDSAVELTSKYAMLVNQPLKDKDLRIALQNTRETLGDVNRQLEQDLRGALASDIEKLQMEIDFVDVSINKKKRVLEMKGDSNHDSK; encoded by the coding sequence ATGCATGAGATCAAACAATTTTTCACACGGCATTTCATCGTCGCACCGATCAGCTTCGGATCGTGGCTCTATTTCATAATGGGTGCAGGCTGGAACATTGTGGCGGCGACTGCCGTGCTGATTGCCATTTACTTGGGCGGCACTTTCACGGTCAAGCAGCTGCAACATACTTCCAACATAAAAAAACTTGGAATGTCACGGTCTGAGTATAATCATATAAAAGGGCAAATTGCAGAAGCCCGCATGAAGATTAAAAAACTGAACAGCTTATACGGACAAGTGAGATCTGTGCAAGCTTTCAAGCAACTCTATGAAATGAACAACCTATCGAGGAAGATTTTGAACATCGTACGATCCAATCCGCGAAAGTTCTACCATGTCGAACCATTTTTCTACGCCCATCTCGATTCCGCAGTCGAATTGACTTCGAAATACGCGATGCTCGTCAATCAGCCGTTGAAAGATAAAGACTTGCGCATCGCCTTGCAAAATACCCGTGAAACGCTGGGAGATGTGAATCGGCAATTGGAACAGGATCTTCGGGGCGCCCTTGCCTCGGATATCGAAAAGCTCCAGATGGAAATCGACTTTGTCGATGTTTCGATTAATAAGAAAAAGCGGGTTCTGGAAATGAAAGGAGATTCAAACCATGACTCAAAATGA
- a CDS encoding L,D-transpeptidase, with translation MAKSIDISTSKHQLKLFENGRLIKTYPIGVGRMVTPTPAGTFTIINKQRNPGGPFGAFWMGLSKPHYGIHGTNNPSSIGKNVSKGCIRMLNRDVLELAAAVLIGTRVAIHK, from the coding sequence ATGGCAAAATCGATCGACATTTCCACGTCAAAGCATCAGTTGAAATTATTTGAGAACGGCAGGTTAATCAAAACCTATCCGATCGGGGTCGGGAGGATGGTCACCCCTACTCCTGCCGGAACTTTTACAATCATCAATAAGCAACGGAATCCAGGCGGCCCTTTCGGAGCTTTTTGGATGGGGTTGTCGAAACCGCATTACGGCATCCACGGAACGAATAATCCTTCTTCCATCGGGAAAAATGTTTCAAAAGGCTGCATACGAATGCTTAACCGGGATGTTTTGGAATTGGCTGCTGCTGTTCTAATCGGTACCCGGGTAGCGATTCATAAATAA
- a CDS encoding ABC-F family ATP-binding cassette domain-containing protein — MIAVSNVSLQFGDRKLFEDVNIQFNPGHCYGLIGANGAGKSTFLKVLSGEIEPQTGNVILDKDARLAVLKQNHFEYEENEVLDTVIMGHKRLYDIMTEKNAIYMKEDFSDEDGMRAAELEGEFAELNGWEAESEAAILLQGLGIPEALHHVKMAELTGSEKVKVLLAQALFGKPDVLLLDEPTNHLDLKAIQWLEEFLIEFDNTVIVVSHDRHFLNKVCTQIADLDFSKIQLYPGNYDFWYESSQLALKMAQDQNKKKEEKIKELQAFVARFSANASKSKQATSRKKALEKIQLDDIRPSSRRYPFVNFTMGREIGNDVLSVQDVSKTIEGKVMLKNATFTMGKEDKIILLGNPLQKTALLEILAEQDQPDEGSIKWGVTTSRAYFPLDNNEYFEGDEQTLVEWLRQYSPEDQTETFLRGFLGRMLFSGEEVNKKPSVLSGGEKVRCMLSKMMLTSANVLLLDEPMNHLDLESIQALNNGLMAFKGAMVFTSHDQQFIQTVANRIIEIHEDGTIFDKMMNYDEYLEWKDQQQAVK, encoded by the coding sequence ATGATAGCAGTTTCTAATGTAAGTCTTCAGTTCGGTGACCGCAAGCTGTTTGAAGACGTCAATATACAGTTCAACCCCGGCCATTGTTATGGTTTGATAGGCGCGAACGGTGCGGGCAAATCGACTTTCCTGAAGGTATTATCCGGTGAAATCGAGCCGCAAACCGGCAACGTCATTTTGGATAAAGACGCACGGCTTGCTGTTTTGAAACAGAACCACTTCGAATATGAAGAAAATGAAGTGCTCGACACGGTCATCATGGGCCATAAACGGCTATATGACATCATGACAGAGAAAAACGCCATCTACATGAAAGAGGATTTCTCGGATGAAGATGGTATGCGTGCCGCTGAACTCGAAGGTGAATTCGCGGAATTGAACGGTTGGGAAGCGGAATCGGAAGCTGCAATTCTCCTGCAAGGACTTGGGATTCCCGAAGCGCTCCATCACGTGAAAATGGCGGAATTGACAGGTTCCGAAAAAGTGAAAGTGTTGCTCGCCCAAGCGTTGTTCGGCAAGCCGGACGTTCTTCTGCTCGATGAGCCGACGAACCACTTGGACTTGAAAGCGATCCAATGGCTCGAAGAGTTCCTGATTGAATTCGATAACACCGTCATCGTCGTCTCCCATGACCGTCACTTTTTGAATAAAGTCTGTACGCAAATCGCGGACCTCGACTTTTCAAAAATCCAGCTGTACCCGGGCAACTATGATTTCTGGTACGAATCCAGCCAGCTCGCCCTAAAGATGGCACAAGACCAGAACAAGAAAAAAGAAGAGAAAATCAAAGAACTTCAGGCGTTTGTCGCCCGCTTCAGCGCGAATGCGTCCAAATCGAAACAAGCGACTTCGCGTAAAAAAGCTTTGGAAAAAATCCAATTGGATGATATCCGTCCTTCTTCCCGCCGTTATCCTTTCGTCAACTTCACGATGGGTCGCGAAATCGGTAACGACGTCCTTAGCGTCCAAGACGTCTCCAAAACCATAGAAGGAAAAGTGATGTTGAAAAACGCCACCTTCACAATGGGCAAAGAGGACAAAATCATCCTTCTCGGCAATCCTTTGCAGAAAACGGCTTTGCTCGAGATCCTGGCAGAACAAGACCAACCGGATGAAGGCAGCATCAAATGGGGTGTCACGACATCACGCGCGTACTTCCCGCTCGATAACAACGAGTATTTCGAAGGCGACGAACAGACGCTTGTGGAATGGCTTCGTCAATATTCCCCCGAAGACCAGACCGAGACATTCCTACGCGGATTCCTTGGACGCATGCTGTTCTCCGGTGAAGAAGTCAATAAGAAGCCTTCTGTCCTCTCAGGGGGCGAAAAGGTGCGCTGCATGCTTTCCAAGATGATGTTAACCTCGGCCAATGTCCTATTGCTGGACGAACCGATGAACCACTTGGATTTGGAATCCATCCAAGCTCTGAACAATGGCTTGATGGCGTTCAAAGGCGCGATGGTGTTCACATCCCATGACCAACAGTTCATCCAAACGGTGGCCAACCGGATCATCGAAATCCACGAAGATGGAACAATCTTCGATAAGATGATGAACTATGATGAATACTTGGAATGGAAAGACCAACAGCAAGCTGTGAAGTGA
- a CDS encoding DUF1033 family protein, whose product MYEVIYMKADYEPWWMFEGWEEKVRHRQSFDNSEEATDYFERLLHEFRGKYENEAVKKEVFYAFWTEREKVFCEGCDEDLQVYHGIMLLLQKEGGY is encoded by the coding sequence ATGTACGAAGTGATTTACATGAAAGCAGATTATGAGCCATGGTGGATGTTCGAGGGCTGGGAAGAGAAAGTCCGGCACCGCCAATCATTTGATAATAGCGAAGAGGCAACCGATTATTTCGAACGTTTGCTGCATGAGTTTCGAGGGAAGTATGAAAATGAAGCGGTGAAAAAAGAAGTTTTCTACGCATTCTGGACAGAGCGGGAGAAAGTCTTTTGCGAAGGATGCGATGAAGACCTTCAAGTGTATCATGGTATCATGCTCCTATTACAAAAAGAGGGTGGATATTGA